The Thiogranum longum genome includes a region encoding these proteins:
- a CDS encoding OsmC family protein has product MLEYEVTAQRVDTHGSLAQCKQAQLVIDTDLDGRPDAFNPAELLLAAVAACILKNLERIAPMIHFDYRGVTVKVHGVRQDSPPKMMRIEYEITVDSDENDRKLELMHENIRKYGTVYNTVAPGTELKGILRRSASV; this is encoded by the coding sequence ATGCTGGAATACGAGGTGACTGCACAACGTGTTGATACGCACGGCAGCCTGGCGCAATGCAAACAGGCGCAACTGGTTATTGATACCGATCTGGATGGACGTCCCGATGCGTTTAATCCGGCAGAGTTGCTACTGGCTGCTGTAGCGGCCTGTATCCTGAAAAATTTGGAACGTATCGCACCCATGATTCACTTTGACTATCGCGGTGTGACAGTGAAAGTGCACGGCGTACGTCAGGATTCGCCGCCAAAGATGATGCGCATCGAGTATGAAATTACAGTGGACAGCGACGAAAATGATCGCAAGCTGGAACTGATGCACGAAAATATTCGCAAGTACGGTACCGTCTACAATACGGTGGCGCCGGGAACTGAATTGAAAGGTATCCTGCGACGCAGCGCAAGTGTATGA
- a CDS encoding sigma-70 family RNA polymerase sigma factor, which yields MKAWNAHENELRAWLRRRLGSQTDAEDMLQDLFLKAMRQDQRFCQLDNARAWLFQVARNALADRLRLSREQVALPEDLASDSEEPVAIASMAACLPRALSELNEEDRDALSHCDLEGMKQKDYANQKNISLPAVKSRVQRARRRLRAHLTEACQVRFDEAGKVCCFEPRSKKSN from the coding sequence ATGAAAGCCTGGAATGCGCATGAAAATGAATTGCGGGCCTGGCTCCGCCGTCGCCTGGGAAGTCAGACAGATGCCGAAGACATGCTGCAGGATCTGTTCCTCAAGGCCATGCGCCAGGACCAGCGCTTTTGCCAACTCGATAACGCACGCGCCTGGCTATTCCAGGTGGCGCGCAATGCCCTGGCTGACCGGTTGCGGCTGAGCCGCGAGCAGGTTGCATTACCGGAGGACCTTGCCAGTGACAGTGAGGAGCCGGTGGCCATCGCCAGCATGGCAGCTTGTCTGCCGCGCGCCCTCTCTGAGCTGAATGAAGAGGATCGCGATGCCCTGAGTCATTGTGATCTCGAAGGCATGAAACAAAAAGACTATGCAAATCAAAAGAATATCAGTCTTCCAGCGGTAAAATCACGCGTCCAGCGAGCCCGTCGGCGATTGCGCGCCCACCTCACCGAGGCCTGCCAGGTGCGCTTCGACGAGGCCGGCAAGGTGTGCTGCTTCGAACCGCGCTCGAAAAAAAGTAACTGA
- a CDS encoding permease — protein sequence MQAIALKMKHWPGRQPQVFLVLAALAWFALYQSLLPASELLVSLLPVARDSHLGGALQFFFYDTPKVLLLLTGVVFVMGVIHTFVSPERTRALLSGRRTGVGNIMAAGLGIVTPFCSCSAVPLFIGFLQAGVPLGVTFSFLIAAPMVNEIALALLFGLFGWKIAALYMGLGLTVAILSGLLIGRLGMEHHLEDWVRELQNSETDVATPDTRMEWSERIGSGFKHVREIVGKVWLYIVMGVALGAAIHGYVPEDFMASIMGRDAWWAVPLAVVIGVPMYTNAAGVIPVVQALLAKGAALGTVLAFMMSVIALSAPEMIILRKVLKPRLIATFAAVVSTGILLVGYVFNFVL from the coding sequence ATGCAAGCGATAGCCCTCAAAATGAAACACTGGCCCGGTCGGCAGCCACAGGTATTCCTTGTGTTGGCAGCGCTGGCATGGTTCGCACTGTACCAATCCCTGCTGCCCGCTTCGGAACTGCTGGTCAGCCTGTTGCCGGTAGCACGTGACAGCCATCTCGGCGGTGCGTTGCAATTTTTCTTTTATGACACGCCCAAGGTGCTGTTACTGCTGACGGGTGTTGTGTTCGTGATGGGCGTGATCCATACCTTCGTGTCTCCTGAACGGACGCGTGCGTTGTTGTCCGGCAGGCGTACCGGCGTAGGCAACATCATGGCTGCCGGGCTGGGCATTGTTACACCCTTCTGCTCCTGCTCGGCCGTGCCCCTGTTTATCGGCTTCCTGCAGGCCGGTGTCCCGCTCGGCGTGACCTTTTCCTTCCTGATCGCTGCACCCATGGTTAACGAGATTGCACTGGCACTGTTGTTTGGCCTGTTCGGGTGGAAAATCGCTGCCCTGTACATGGGACTGGGCCTGACAGTGGCTATCCTGTCCGGTCTGTTAATCGGGCGACTGGGGATGGAGCATCACCTGGAAGACTGGGTGCGCGAGCTGCAAAACAGCGAGACAGACGTGGCAACACCCGACACCCGTATGGAATGGTCCGAACGCATCGGTAGCGGTTTCAAACATGTACGCGAAATTGTCGGCAAGGTCTGGCTCTATATCGTCATGGGTGTCGCACTGGGTGCGGCCATTCATGGTTATGTGCCGGAAGATTTCATGGCCAGCATTATGGGGCGTGATGCCTGGTGGGCCGTACCGCTGGCGGTCGTGATCGGCGTACCCATGTACACCAATGCCGCCGGGGTTATCCCGGTCGTGCAGGCCTTGCTGGCCAAGGGTGCCGCGCTGGGTACCGTGCTGGCGTTCATGATGAGTGTGATTGCGTTGTCGGCCCCCGAAATGATTATTCTGCGCAAGGTGCTCAAGCCCCGGTTGATTGCCACCTTCGCAGCTGTCGTCTCCACCGGCATATTGTTGGTGGGCTATGTGTTCAATTTCGTACTGTAG
- a CDS encoding heavy-metal-associated domain-containing protein, protein MSQSDVQIKVGGICCGNSIVRAQKVIKAFDEVKAVRIDLANNLAHIEGSPDPEAIVAALIGAGFPASCEPAS, encoded by the coding sequence ATGAGCCAGTCTGATGTACAAATTAAAGTCGGCGGCATCTGTTGTGGCAACAGCATTGTCCGTGCGCAAAAAGTCATCAAGGCATTTGATGAGGTAAAGGCCGTGCGTATTGATCTGGCGAATAACCTCGCACATATCGAAGGTAGCCCCGACCCCGAGGCGATTGTAGCCGCCCTGATCGGGGCAGGATTTCCGGCATCCTGTGAACCGGCCAGTTAG
- a CDS encoding thioredoxin family protein yields MKTFKVLGSGCANCKTTAKLIEDIARDKGADVVVEKVEDIKDIMGYGVMSTPGVVVDGKVVHAGGIPDRQTVESWLQ; encoded by the coding sequence ATGAAAACATTCAAAGTGCTTGGAAGCGGTTGTGCCAACTGCAAAACGACAGCGAAACTTATCGAGGATATCGCCCGCGACAAAGGTGCCGATGTCGTGGTGGAAAAAGTCGAGGATATCAAGGACATCATGGGCTACGGCGTGATGTCGACACCCGGTGTGGTTGTTGATGGCAAGGTTGTTCATGCGGGCGGAATTCCTGACAGACAAACAGTGGAGAGCTGGCTGCAATGA
- a CDS encoding ferritin-like domain-containing protein — translation MSRAKLEQALNEALDDEYKARATYRKVIETWGEIRPFVNIVEAEERHIQALLPLYEHYDIPVPEDPWMDQIEIPASETEACQMGVEAEIENAELYNRLLDMTQDYADVQSVFLQLQRASQENHLPAFRRCAERGGGRGHQGKGCRGGAGRQGC, via the coding sequence ATGAGCAGGGCTAAACTGGAACAGGCATTGAACGAGGCTCTTGATGATGAATACAAGGCCCGGGCTACCTACCGTAAAGTTATCGAAACCTGGGGTGAAATTCGGCCATTCGTGAATATCGTAGAGGCCGAGGAACGTCATATTCAGGCATTGTTACCCTTGTATGAACACTATGACATCCCGGTACCGGAAGACCCGTGGATGGATCAGATTGAGATACCTGCTTCGGAGACTGAAGCGTGTCAAATGGGTGTCGAGGCAGAAATTGAAAATGCCGAACTGTACAACCGTTTGCTGGATATGACGCAGGACTATGCCGATGTGCAATCAGTGTTTTTGCAATTGCAGCGTGCTTCACAGGAAAACCATCTGCCTGCTTTTCGTCGCTGCGCTGAGCGGGGTGGTGGCCGTGGTCATCAGGGTAAAGGTTGCCGGGGTGGCGCTGGCAGGCAGGGCTGCTAA
- a CDS encoding PilZ domain-containing protein, whose protein sequence is MEHRYSKRVDAQLNVLLYSNGVPVAVGKTRNISASGVFVETIYQQQHGNRSMDIEFLPGNGAGTDKYYVKGMIVHSEPDGVGLMIEDFDPDERFQLQTAHTT, encoded by the coding sequence ATGGAACACCGTTATAGTAAACGTGTCGATGCACAGCTGAATGTCCTGCTGTACAGTAATGGTGTGCCGGTGGCCGTCGGGAAGACCCGGAATATCTCGGCGAGTGGTGTCTTTGTGGAAACTATCTATCAGCAGCAACACGGAAACCGGTCTATGGATATTGAATTTCTGCCTGGAAATGGTGCCGGTACGGACAAGTACTATGTTAAAGGGATGATCGTGCACAGTGAGCCGGATGGCGTCGGGTTAATGATTGAGGATTTTGATCCCGATGAAAGATTTCAGCTGCAGACAGCACACACAACGTAA